One part of the Mesorhizobium sp. M4B.F.Ca.ET.058.02.1.1 genome encodes these proteins:
- the glgB gene encoding 1,4-alpha-glucan branching protein GlgB, translating into MRKPRATAATSGPDGLAPAGDVAAIVAGTHGDPFAVLGVHEAGKGFVARCFVPNAEFVTAYTLSGKTAGELSRRDDAGFFEGKLTLRKRQPLRYHARNAGGDWWLTDPYSFGPVLGPLDDYYIAEGSHLRLFDKLGAHVIDHEGATGVHFAVWAPNARRVSVVGAFNEWDGRRHTMRDRRDTGIWELFIPDIGAGQPYKFEIIAPDGVRLPLKADPFAFESELRPATASVTAPPKAHEWGDEAHRTFWRNADPRREAISIYEVHAGSWQLRDDGTFLSWDELAARLIPYAVDTGFTHIEFLPISEHPYDPSWGYQTTGLYAPTARFGDPDGFARFVDGAHRAGVGVILDWVPAHFPVDEHGLVKFDGTALYEHADPRQGFHPDWNTAIYNFGRREVVSFLVNNALFWAEKYHVDGLRVDAVASMLYLDYSRKAGEWIPNEKGGRENLEAVAFLQKMNKELYGHHPGVVTIAEESTSWPKVSRPVHEGGLGFGFKWNMGFMHDTLEYFSKEPIYRKHHHNDITFGLVYAFSENFVLPLSHDEVVHGKGTLLGKMAGDDWQKFATLRAYYAFMWGYPGKKLLFMGQEFAQRREWSEARALDWDLLDHAPHRGIWQVVRDLNYLYRSRPALHARDCEPDGFSWLIVDDSENSVFAWLRSAPDGNPIAVISNFTPVPRDNYRVPLPKAGSWREIINTDASDYGGSGKGNGGVVEARAEGGGVSATMLLPPLSTIMLEFVPD; encoded by the coding sequence ATGAGGAAGCCGCGCGCGACCGCTGCGACGAGCGGGCCGGACGGACTGGCGCCAGCCGGCGATGTCGCGGCGATTGTCGCCGGTACGCATGGCGATCCCTTCGCGGTTCTCGGCGTGCATGAGGCCGGCAAGGGTTTTGTTGCCCGCTGCTTTGTGCCGAACGCCGAGTTCGTCACCGCCTACACGCTGAGCGGCAAGACGGCAGGCGAGCTGTCGCGACGCGACGATGCGGGCTTCTTCGAGGGCAAGCTCACGCTCAGGAAGCGTCAGCCGCTGCGCTATCATGCCAGGAACGCCGGCGGCGACTGGTGGCTGACCGATCCCTATTCCTTCGGTCCGGTGCTCGGCCCGTTGGACGACTACTATATCGCCGAGGGCTCGCATCTCAGGCTCTTCGACAAGCTCGGCGCCCATGTCATCGACCATGAGGGCGCCACCGGCGTGCATTTCGCCGTCTGGGCGCCCAATGCGCGGCGCGTCTCGGTGGTCGGCGCATTCAACGAATGGGACGGGCGCAGGCACACGATGCGCGACCGCCGCGACACCGGCATCTGGGAGCTGTTCATCCCCGATATCGGCGCCGGCCAACCCTACAAGTTCGAGATCATCGCCCCCGACGGCGTGCGGCTGCCGCTTAAGGCCGATCCGTTCGCCTTCGAGTCGGAACTGCGCCCGGCTACCGCGTCGGTGACGGCGCCGCCGAAAGCGCATGAGTGGGGCGACGAGGCGCACCGCACGTTCTGGCGCAATGCCGATCCCAGGCGCGAGGCGATCTCGATCTACGAGGTCCATGCCGGATCATGGCAGCTTCGCGACGACGGCACGTTCCTGAGCTGGGACGAGCTCGCCGCTCGCCTGATCCCCTATGCCGTCGATACGGGCTTCACCCATATCGAGTTCCTGCCGATCTCCGAGCATCCCTACGATCCGTCCTGGGGCTACCAGACCACCGGCCTCTACGCGCCGACCGCCCGCTTCGGCGATCCCGATGGCTTTGCCCGGTTCGTCGACGGTGCGCATCGCGCCGGCGTCGGCGTCATCCTCGACTGGGTGCCGGCGCATTTTCCGGTGGACGAGCATGGCCTCGTGAAGTTCGACGGCACCGCGCTTTACGAGCACGCCGATCCGCGCCAGGGTTTCCACCCGGACTGGAACACCGCGATCTACAATTTCGGCCGCCGCGAGGTGGTATCGTTCCTGGTCAACAACGCGCTGTTCTGGGCCGAGAAATACCATGTCGACGGCCTGCGCGTCGACGCGGTTGCCTCGATGCTCTACCTCGACTATTCCCGCAAGGCCGGCGAGTGGATCCCCAACGAGAAGGGTGGACGCGAGAACCTTGAGGCGGTCGCCTTCCTGCAGAAGATGAACAAGGAGCTCTACGGCCACCATCCCGGCGTGGTGACCATCGCCGAGGAATCGACCTCATGGCCGAAAGTGTCGCGGCCGGTGCATGAGGGCGGGCTGGGCTTCGGCTTCAAGTGGAACATGGGCTTCATGCACGACACGCTGGAGTATTTCTCCAAGGAACCGATCTATCGCAAGCACCACCACAACGACATCACCTTCGGCCTTGTCTACGCCTTCTCCGAGAATTTCGTGCTGCCGCTCTCCCATGACGAGGTCGTGCATGGCAAGGGCACGCTGCTGGGCAAGATGGCCGGCGACGACTGGCAGAAATTCGCCACCTTGCGCGCCTACTACGCCTTCATGTGGGGCTATCCCGGCAAGAAGCTTTTGTTCATGGGCCAGGAATTCGCGCAGCGCCGCGAATGGAGCGAGGCGCGAGCGCTAGACTGGGACTTGCTTGACCACGCTCCGCATCGCGGTATCTGGCAGGTAGTGCGCGACCTCAATTACCTCTACCGCTCGCGTCCGGCGCTGCATGCGCGCGACTGTGAGCCGGACGGCTTTTCCTGGCTGATCGTCGACGACAGCGAGAATTCGGTGTTCGCCTGGCTGCGCAGCGCGCCGGACGGCAATCCGATCGCCGTCATCTCCAATTTCACGCCGGTGCCGCGCGACAATTACCGCGTGCCGCTGCCGAAGGCCGGCAGCTGGCGCGAGATCATCAACACCGACGCCTCGGATTATGGCGGTTCGGGCAAGGGCAATGGCGGCGTGGTCGAGGCCAGGGCGGAAGGAGGAGGCGTATCGGCGACGATGCTTTTGCCGCCGCTGTCGACGATCATGCTCGAATTTGTCCCGGACTGA
- a CDS encoding ABC transporter permease, whose protein sequence is MSQIQEFEKVLSSSDTSVAAFDEHGKSLVKRAQHFLHSTPAAVPLIVLVLSIIIFGIAIGGRFFSSYTLTLILQQIAIVGILGAAQTLVILTAGIDLSIGVIMVISAVIMGNCAITYGMPTILAVVVGLAAGGACGLLNGLLVAYMKLPPFIVTLGTWNIVMATNFIYSANETIRDADVDAQAPLLHLFAMSFRVGSAVLTAGVIATVVLVAVLWYVLNHTAWGRHVYAVGDDPEAAKLSGIQTKKVLIAVYTLAGLIAAFAAWVSIGRNGSISPSAAVTDYNLQAITATVIGGISLFGGRGSILGTLFGAMIVGVVSMGLNMLGADPQWKVLLTGVLIIGAVAIDQWIRKVSV, encoded by the coding sequence ATGTCTCAGATTCAGGAATTCGAGAAGGTTCTCTCGAGCAGCGACACCAGCGTCGCCGCCTTCGATGAGCACGGCAAGTCATTAGTCAAGCGCGCCCAGCATTTCCTGCACTCCACGCCGGCCGCCGTGCCGCTGATCGTGCTGGTCTTGTCGATCATCATCTTCGGTATCGCCATCGGCGGACGGTTCTTCTCGTCCTACACACTGACGCTGATCCTGCAGCAGATCGCCATCGTCGGCATTCTCGGCGCCGCCCAGACGCTGGTCATCCTGACCGCCGGCATCGATCTGTCGATCGGCGTGATCATGGTGATTTCGGCCGTCATCATGGGCAATTGCGCCATCACCTACGGTATGCCGACCATTCTCGCGGTGGTGGTAGGCCTTGCTGCAGGTGGCGCCTGCGGGCTGCTCAACGGCCTGCTGGTCGCCTACATGAAGCTGCCGCCGTTCATCGTCACGCTCGGCACCTGGAACATCGTCATGGCCACGAATTTCATCTATTCGGCCAACGAGACGATCCGCGACGCCGATGTCGATGCGCAGGCGCCGCTTCTGCACCTGTTCGCGATGAGCTTCAGGGTCGGCTCCGCCGTGCTGACAGCCGGCGTCATTGCCACGGTCGTGCTGGTGGCGGTGCTGTGGTATGTGCTCAACCACACCGCCTGGGGACGCCACGTCTACGCCGTTGGCGACGACCCCGAGGCGGCGAAGCTGTCGGGCATCCAGACCAAGAAGGTGTTGATCGCCGTCTATACGCTCGCCGGCCTGATCGCCGCTTTCGCGGCTTGGGTCTCGATCGGCCGCAACGGTTCGATCTCACCGTCGGCCGCCGTCACCGACTACAATCTGCAGGCCATTACCGCGACCGTGATCGGCGGCATCTCGCTCTTTGGCGGCCGCGGCTCGATCCTCGGCACGCTGTTCGGCGCCATGATCGTCGGCGTCGTCTCGATGGGCCTCAACATGCTGGGCGCCGATCCGCAATGGAAGGTGCTGCTCACCGGCGTGCTGATCATCGGCGCCGTCGCGATCGACCAGTGGATCAGAAAGGTTTCGGTGTAG
- a CDS encoding glycogen/starch/alpha-glucan phosphorylase, with protein MTNAMTTEAPILEIPDPKTLADEVLLALKYRVGKGTNVATQYDWLTASIKVVRDRVVDQWMQATQEAYAQQEKRVYYLSLEFLIGRLMRDAFSNLGLMDNMREALRSLGVDLDLIAGLEPDAALGNGGLGRLAACFMESMATVGIPAHGYGIRYANGMFRQEIHDGWQVELPETWLDHGNPWEFERRERSFEVGFGGSVESITSKDGRLERHVWKPTEHVLAVAYDTPVAGWRANRVNTLRLWSGMPIDPILLDKFNAGDHIGALAESNKADALSRVLYPADSHMAGQELRLRQEYFFSTASLQDIVQRHLSQYGDLQSLPDKAAIHLNDTHPAIAVPELMRLLMDVHGMDFDQAWDITKRTFGYTNHTLLPEALESWPVPLFERLLPRHMQIVYAINAEVLLEARATNKFSGEQISRISLIQENGDRRVRMGNLAFVGSHSINGVSALHTELMKETVFADLHKLYPDRINNKTNGITPRRWLIQCNPGLTALAREAIGDRFLDDIDAIKGLDAFAGDASFREKFAAVKRANKSRLANLVADRLGIKLDPSALFDIQVKRIHEYKRQLLNILEAVALYDQIRSHPERDWMPRVKFFGGKAAPSYHNAKLIIKLANDVARVINRDPAVRGLLKVVFVPNYNVSLAEVLMPAADLSEQISTAGMEASGTGNMKFALNGALTIGTLDGANVEIKECVGDDNIFIFGLTTAEVADRRNNGYNPRAVIEASPELSQALAAISSGVFSPDDPQRYRALIDGLYNSDWFMVAADFDTYAATQRDVDTVWRNSPDWYARAIRNVARVGWFSSDRTIRQYAKEIWNVPV; from the coding sequence ATGACAAACGCGATGACGACCGAAGCTCCCATCCTGGAAATCCCCGACCCCAAGACGCTCGCCGACGAAGTCTTGCTGGCCCTCAAATACAGGGTCGGTAAGGGCACCAACGTCGCCACCCAGTACGACTGGCTCACCGCATCGATCAAGGTCGTGCGCGACCGCGTCGTCGATCAGTGGATGCAGGCCACCCAGGAGGCCTACGCCCAGCAGGAGAAGCGCGTCTACTATCTGTCGCTGGAATTCCTCATCGGCCGCCTGATGCGCGACGCCTTCTCCAATCTCGGCCTGATGGACAACATGCGCGAGGCGCTGCGCTCGCTCGGCGTCGACCTCGACCTCATCGCCGGGCTCGAACCCGATGCCGCGCTCGGCAATGGCGGCCTCGGCCGGCTTGCCGCCTGCTTCATGGAGAGCATGGCAACCGTCGGCATTCCGGCGCACGGCTATGGCATCCGCTATGCCAACGGCATGTTCCGCCAGGAGATCCATGACGGCTGGCAGGTCGAGCTGCCGGAAACCTGGCTCGATCATGGCAATCCCTGGGAGTTCGAGCGGCGCGAGCGCTCCTTCGAGGTCGGCTTCGGCGGCTCGGTGGAATCGATCACCTCCAAGGACGGAAGGCTCGAGCGCCACGTCTGGAAGCCAACCGAGCATGTGCTGGCCGTCGCCTACGACACGCCGGTCGCCGGCTGGCGAGCCAATCGCGTCAACACGCTGCGGCTGTGGTCCGGCATGCCGATCGATCCAATCCTGCTCGACAAGTTCAATGCCGGCGACCACATCGGCGCGCTGGCCGAAAGCAACAAGGCCGACGCTCTGTCGCGCGTACTCTATCCTGCTGATTCCCACATGGCCGGGCAGGAGCTCAGGCTGCGCCAGGAGTATTTCTTCTCCACCGCCTCGCTGCAGGACATCGTCCAGCGCCATCTCAGCCAATATGGCGACCTGCAGTCGCTGCCGGACAAGGCGGCGATCCATCTCAACGACACCCATCCGGCGATCGCCGTGCCCGAACTGATGCGGCTTCTGATGGATGTCCACGGCATGGATTTCGACCAGGCCTGGGACATCACCAAGCGCACCTTCGGCTACACCAACCACACGCTGCTGCCCGAGGCGCTGGAAAGCTGGCCGGTGCCGCTGTTCGAGCGGCTTTTGCCGCGCCACATGCAGATCGTCTACGCCATCAATGCCGAGGTGCTGCTCGAGGCGCGCGCCACCAACAAGTTCTCGGGCGAGCAGATCAGTCGCATTTCGCTGATCCAGGAGAATGGCGACCGCCGCGTGCGCATGGGCAATCTGGCCTTCGTCGGCTCGCATTCGATCAACGGCGTCTCGGCGCTGCACACCGAGCTGATGAAGGAGACGGTGTTCGCCGACCTCCACAAGCTCTATCCCGACCGCATCAACAACAAGACCAACGGCATCACGCCGCGGCGCTGGCTGATCCAGTGCAATCCCGGCCTCACCGCGCTTGCCCGCGAGGCGATCGGCGACCGCTTCCTGGACGATATCGACGCCATCAAGGGGCTCGACGCCTTTGCCGGCGATGCCTCGTTCCGCGAGAAGTTCGCGGCGGTGAAGCGGGCGAACAAGTCGAGGCTCGCCAACCTGGTCGCCGACCGGCTCGGCATCAAGCTCGACCCCTCGGCGCTGTTCGACATTCAGGTCAAGCGCATCCACGAGTACAAGCGTCAGCTGCTCAACATCCTGGAAGCCGTCGCGCTCTACGACCAGATCCGCTCGCATCCCGAGCGCGACTGGATGCCGCGCGTAAAATTCTTCGGCGGCAAGGCGGCGCCCAGCTACCACAACGCCAAGCTGATCATCAAACTCGCCAACGACGTCGCCAGGGTCATCAACCGCGATCCGGCGGTGCGCGGCCTGCTCAAGGTCGTGTTCGTGCCGAACTACAATGTCAGCCTGGCCGAAGTGCTGATGCCGGCCGCGGACCTTTCCGAGCAGATCTCGACCGCCGGCATGGAAGCCTCCGGCACCGGCAACATGAAGTTCGCGTTGAACGGCGCGCTGACCATCGGCACGCTCGACGGCGCCAATGTCGAGATCAAGGAATGCGTCGGCGACGACAACATCTTCATCTTCGGCCTGACCACCGCCGAGGTCGCCGACCGGCGCAACAACGGCTACAATCCGCGCGCGGTGATCGAAGCCTCGCCGGAACTTTCACAGGCACTCGCCGCCATCTCCTCGGGCGTCTTCTCGCCTGACGATCCGCAGCGCTACCGCGCATTGATCGACGGCCTCTACAACAGCGACTGGTTCATGGTGGCGGCCGACTTCGACACTTACGCGGCCACCCAGCGCGACGTCGATACCGTCTGGCGCAACAGCCCCGACTGGTACGCGCGCGCCATCCGCAACGTCGCCCGCGTCGGCTGGTTCTCTTCCGATCGCACGATCCGCCAATATGCGAAAGAAATCTGGAACGTGCCCGTCTGA
- a CDS encoding sugar ABC transporter substrate-binding protein: MKSTVFAAAGLGLMAFASTASAAGVGACLITKTDTNPFFVKMKEGATAKAKELGVDLKTYAGKIDGDSESQVAAIESCIADGAKGILITASDTKGIVPTVKKARDAGLLVIALDTPLDPIDAADATFATDNLEAGKLIGAWAAATLGDKAKDAKIGFLDLTPSQPTVDVLRDQGFMMGYGIDVKDPNKIGDEDDPRIVGHDVTNGNEEGGRKAMENLLQKDNTINVIHTINEPAAVGAYQALKAVGLEKQVLIVSVDGGCPGVKSVTEGVIGATSQQYPLQMAALGIEAIAAFAKDGTKPKPTEGKNFFDTGVNLVTDKPANGVKSIDTKEGLDKCWG; this comes from the coding sequence CTGAAGTCCACCGTGTTTGCGGCCGCCGGGTTGGGCCTGATGGCGTTCGCCTCGACGGCATCGGCCGCCGGCGTCGGCGCCTGCCTGATCACCAAGACTGACACCAATCCCTTCTTCGTCAAGATGAAGGAGGGTGCGACCGCCAAGGCCAAGGAACTCGGCGTCGATCTCAAGACCTATGCCGGCAAGATCGACGGTGACAGCGAGAGCCAGGTGGCGGCGATCGAAAGCTGCATCGCCGACGGCGCCAAGGGTATCCTGATCACCGCGTCCGACACCAAGGGCATCGTCCCGACGGTGAAGAAGGCGCGTGACGCCGGCCTGCTGGTGATCGCGCTTGACACACCGCTCGATCCGATCGACGCGGCCGACGCGACCTTCGCCACGGACAACCTCGAAGCCGGCAAGCTGATCGGCGCCTGGGCCGCCGCGACGCTCGGCGACAAGGCCAAGGACGCCAAGATCGGCTTCCTCGACCTGACCCCGTCGCAGCCGACCGTGGACGTGCTGCGCGACCAGGGCTTCATGATGGGCTACGGCATCGACGTGAAAGACCCCAACAAGATCGGCGATGAGGACGATCCGCGCATCGTCGGCCATGACGTGACCAACGGCAATGAAGAGGGTGGCCGCAAGGCGATGGAGAACCTTCTGCAGAAGGACAACACCATCAACGTCATCCACACCATCAACGAGCCGGCCGCCGTCGGCGCCTACCAGGCGCTCAAGGCAGTAGGCCTCGAGAAGCAGGTGCTGATCGTCTCGGTCGACGGCGGCTGCCCCGGCGTCAAGTCGGTCACCGAAGGCGTCATCGGCGCCACTTCGCAGCAATATCCGCTGCAGATGGCCGCGCTCGGTATCGAGGCGATCGCCGCTTTCGCCAAGGACGGCACCAAGCCGAAGCCGACCGAAGGCAAGAACTTCTTCGACACCGGCGTCAACCTCGTCACCGACAAGCCGGCCAACGGCGTCAAGTCGATCGACACCAAGGAAGGCCTCGACAAGTGCTGGGGCTGA
- a CDS encoding ATP-binding cassette domain-containing protein, with the protein MTQQPVLTARGLTKRYGRVTALNNCDFDLYPGEILAVIGDNGAGKSTLIKAISGAVHPDEGTIELDGKQVLFKSPIEAREAGIETVYQNLALSPALSIADNMFLGREIRKPGPLGSWLRMLDRPAMEKRARDKLTELGLMTIQNISQAVETLSGGQRQGVAVARAAAFGSKVVIMDEPTAALGVKESRRVLELILDVKKRGLPIVLISHNMPHVFEVADRIHIHRLGRRLCVVDPKQISMSDAVALMTGAKKPPEDALAA; encoded by the coding sequence ATGACCCAGCAGCCTGTCCTCACCGCGCGCGGTCTCACCAAGCGCTATGGCCGCGTCACAGCGCTCAACAACTGCGACTTCGATCTCTACCCGGGAGAAATCCTGGCGGTGATCGGCGACAACGGCGCCGGCAAGTCGACGCTGATCAAGGCGATCTCCGGCGCGGTGCACCCCGACGAAGGGACCATCGAGCTGGACGGCAAACAGGTTCTGTTCAAGTCACCTATCGAGGCCCGCGAAGCCGGCATCGAGACCGTCTACCAGAACCTGGCCTTGTCGCCGGCGCTGTCGATCGCCGACAACATGTTCCTCGGCCGCGAGATCCGCAAGCCCGGCCCGCTCGGCAGCTGGCTTCGCATGCTCGACCGTCCGGCGATGGAAAAGCGCGCCCGCGACAAGCTCACCGAACTCGGCCTGATGACCATCCAGAACATCAGCCAGGCGGTGGAAACGCTGTCCGGCGGCCAGCGCCAGGGCGTGGCGGTGGCGCGTGCCGCCGCCTTCGGCTCGAAAGTGGTGATCATGGATGAACCGACCGCGGCGCTCGGCGTCAAGGAAAGCCGCCGAGTGCTGGAGCTGATCCTCGACGTCAAGAAGCGCGGCCTGCCGATCGTGCTCATCTCGCACAACATGCCGCATGTCTTCGAGGTGGCCGACCGCATCCACATCCACCGGCTTGGACGACGCCTCTGCGTCGTCGATCCGAAGCAGATTTCCATGTCGGATGCGGTCGCGTTGATGACCGGCGCGAAGAAGCCGCCGGAGGACGCGCTGGCCGCCTGA
- the glgA gene encoding glycogen synthase GlgA, producing the protein MQVLSVTPEIFPLIKTGGLADVTGALPIALAGKGVAMRTLIPGYPQVMAAFKKKKAVYQYPLLQGGKASIHAVQIAGLDLFVLDAPHLFDRPGGPYGNATGADWPDNWRRFAALSQVGGDIAGGAISGYQPDIVHAHDWQSAMALAYMRYGKAVGVPSLITVHNLAFQGQFGAGIFGELGLPGVAMALDGVEYYGGVGYLKAGLQAAWAITTVSPTYAQEIRSPEFGMGLDGLINMRAIDLHGIVNGIDVDIWNPETDKHLVANYSAETLAARAKNRKAVEDRFNLESDDSPIVCVVSRLTWQKGMDILAAAVDGIVAAGARLAILGSGDAGLEGALLAAAARHRGRIGVVVGYDEALSHIMQGGCDAIVIPSRFEPCGLTQLYGLRYGCVPVVARTGGLADTIIDANEAAMSAGVATGFQFAPNNGGALVHAVHRLVGAHANPTAWASIQRQGMKADVSWDRSAEKYVELYRLLLSKRVA; encoded by the coding sequence ATGCAGGTTCTGTCGGTCACGCCCGAAATCTTCCCGCTGATCAAGACCGGCGGGCTTGCCGACGTGACCGGCGCCTTGCCGATCGCGCTGGCCGGCAAGGGCGTGGCGATGCGCACCCTCATCCCCGGCTACCCCCAGGTGATGGCCGCCTTCAAGAAAAAGAAGGCCGTCTACCAGTACCCGCTGCTGCAGGGCGGCAAAGCCTCCATCCATGCGGTTCAGATCGCCGGGCTCGACCTCTTCGTACTCGACGCTCCGCATCTGTTCGACCGCCCGGGCGGCCCTTATGGTAACGCCACCGGCGCCGACTGGCCTGACAATTGGCGGCGCTTCGCGGCGCTCAGCCAAGTCGGCGGCGACATCGCCGGTGGCGCCATCTCAGGCTATCAGCCCGACATCGTGCATGCCCATGACTGGCAGTCGGCGATGGCGCTTGCCTATATGCGCTACGGCAAGGCCGTCGGCGTGCCGTCGCTGATCACCGTGCACAACCTCGCCTTCCAGGGCCAGTTCGGCGCCGGCATCTTCGGCGAGCTCGGCCTGCCGGGCGTGGCGATGGCGCTCGACGGCGTCGAATATTATGGCGGCGTCGGCTATCTCAAGGCTGGCCTGCAGGCCGCCTGGGCAATCACCACGGTGAGCCCGACCTACGCGCAGGAGATCCGCTCGCCGGAATTCGGCATGGGTCTCGACGGCCTGATCAACATGCGCGCCATCGATCTCCACGGCATCGTCAACGGCATTGATGTCGACATCTGGAATCCCGAGACCGACAAGCATCTTGTGGCCAACTATTCGGCCGAGACGCTTGCTGCGCGGGCCAAGAACCGCAAGGCGGTGGAGGACCGTTTCAATCTCGAGAGTGACGACAGTCCGATCGTCTGCGTCGTCAGCCGGCTGACCTGGCAGAAAGGCATGGACATACTGGCGGCGGCCGTCGACGGCATCGTCGCGGCCGGCGCGCGCCTGGCAATCCTGGGCTCCGGTGATGCCGGCCTCGAAGGCGCGCTGCTTGCCGCCGCCGCCCGCCATCGCGGCCGCATCGGCGTCGTCGTCGGCTATGATGAGGCGCTCTCCCACATCATGCAGGGCGGCTGCGACGCCATCGTCATCCCGTCGCGCTTCGAGCCCTGCGGACTGACCCAGCTTTACGGCCTGCGCTATGGCTGCGTGCCGGTCGTCGCCCGCACCGGCGGGCTCGCCGACACCATCATCGACGCCAACGAGGCGGCGATGTCGGCTGGCGTGGCGACCGGCTTCCAGTTCGCGCCGAACAATGGCGGTGCGCTCGTCCATGCCGTCCACCGGCTGGTCGGCGCGCATGCCAACCCCACCGCGTGGGCGTCGATCCAGCGCCAGGGCATGAAGGCCGATGTCTCCTGGGACAGGAGCGCCGAGAAATATGTTGAACTCTATCGCCTGCTGCTTTCGAAAAGGGTTGCCTGA
- the glgC gene encoding glucose-1-phosphate adenylyltransferase — MADLKRTQPLARDAMAYVLAGGRGSRLKELTDRRAKPAVYFGGKTRIIDFALSNALNSGIRRLGVATQYKAHSLIRHLQRGWNFLRPERNESFDILPASQRVSETQWYEGTADAVYQNIDIIEAYGPEYMVILAGDHIYKMDYELMLRQHVDANADVTVGCLEVPRMEATGFGVMHVDAKDTIISFIEKPADPPGIPDKPDFALASMGIYVFKTKFLMEQLRRDAAEPGSSRDFGKDIIPYIVQHGKAIAHRFAKSCVRSTAENEAYWRDVGTVDAYWEANIDLTDVTPELDLYDRDWPIWTYAELKPPAKFVHDEDGRRGSAVSSLVSGDCIVSGATLKRSLIFTGARINSYSTLEEVVMLPDVHVGRNARLKRVVIDHGVRIPEGLVVGEDAALDAKRFRVSEKGICLVTQDMIDKLKL, encoded by the coding sequence ATGGCAGACTTGAAAAGAACCCAGCCGCTGGCACGCGACGCTATGGCCTATGTGCTGGCCGGCGGGCGCGGCAGCCGTCTCAAGGAATTGACCGACCGGCGCGCCAAGCCCGCGGTCTATTTCGGCGGCAAGACGCGCATCATCGATTTCGCGCTGTCCAATGCGCTGAACTCCGGCATTCGCCGCCTTGGCGTCGCCACCCAGTACAAGGCACATTCGCTGATTCGCCACCTGCAGCGCGGCTGGAACTTCCTGCGCCCAGAGCGAAACGAGAGCTTCGACATCCTGCCGGCCAGCCAGCGCGTCTCGGAGACGCAGTGGTATGAGGGCACGGCGGACGCGGTCTACCAGAACATCGACATCATCGAGGCCTATGGCCCCGAATACATGGTGATCCTGGCCGGCGACCACATCTACAAGATGGACTACGAGCTGATGCTGCGCCAGCATGTCGACGCCAATGCCGACGTCACCGTCGGCTGCCTCGAAGTGCCGCGCATGGAAGCGACCGGTTTCGGCGTCATGCATGTCGATGCCAAGGACACTATCATCTCATTCATCGAAAAGCCCGCCGACCCGCCCGGCATCCCCGACAAGCCGGATTTCGCCCTGGCCTCGATGGGCATCTATGTGTTCAAGACCAAGTTCCTGATGGAGCAGCTGCGCCGTGACGCCGCCGAGCCCGGCTCCAGCCGCGACTTCGGCAAGGACATCATCCCCTATATCGTCCAGCACGGTAAGGCGATCGCGCACCGCTTCGCCAAGTCCTGCGTGCGCTCGACCGCCGAGAACGAGGCCTATTGGCGCGACGTCGGCACCGTCGACGCCTATTGGGAAGCCAACATCGACCTGACCGACGTCACTCCCGAGCTCGACCTCTACGACCGCGACTGGCCGATCTGGACCTATGCCGAATTGAAGCCGCCGGCAAAGTTCGTGCATGACGAGGATGGCAGGCGCGGCTCCGCGGTTTCCTCGCTGGTCTCGGGCGACTGCATCGTCTCCGGCGCGACGCTGAAGCGAAGCCTGATCTTCACCGGCGCGCGCATCAACTCCTATTCGACGCTGGAAGAAGTCGTCATGCTGCCGGACGTGCATGTGGGCCGCAACGCCAGGCTGAAGCGCGTCGTCATCGACCACGGCGTGCGCATCCCGGAAGGGCTGGTGGTCGGCGAGGATGCCGCCCTTGACGCCAAGCGCTTCCGCGTCTCGGAGAAGGGCATTTGCCTTGTCACCCAGGACATGATCGACAAGCTCAAACTGTAG